A single region of the Bdellovibrio sp. GT3 genome encodes:
- a CDS encoding LPXTG cell wall anchor domain-containing protein, translating to MMLRLLAPLAIILLSFSANAKVFRNAYISFELPETWKCNLEQTEWVCRSEQNKESKEAIIILTAKEVGPTDTYPLYQTHLDSPISIVTKGGGSLTSKVVYKSKKETINDQIWVDALHMNSEVPNYFTRYVATIKDKIAILVTFSAHKQYYTKYSSDFFKAVMSLRVIASKNLLAKPELGPLRPGGGTFGEGIQGAMPEDMYQDGPKTGKSNKGLLLFGALLLAALGAFIFLRAKKNKRK from the coding sequence ATGATGTTACGTTTGTTAGCGCCGCTCGCAATTATTCTACTCAGTTTTAGCGCCAATGCAAAAGTCTTCCGCAACGCCTACATTTCTTTTGAGCTTCCAGAAACCTGGAAATGCAATCTTGAACAAACCGAATGGGTTTGCCGAAGCGAACAGAACAAAGAATCCAAAGAAGCTATCATTATTCTGACTGCTAAAGAGGTGGGACCGACAGATACCTACCCGCTTTACCAGACACATTTGGACTCACCAATTTCAATCGTCACTAAAGGCGGCGGTTCTCTGACTTCCAAAGTGGTTTATAAAAGCAAAAAAGAAACCATAAACGATCAAATCTGGGTCGACGCCTTGCACATGAACTCGGAAGTACCGAACTACTTCACTCGTTACGTTGCAACGATCAAAGACAAGATTGCCATTCTGGTTACTTTCTCTGCTCACAAACAATACTACACAAAGTACAGCTCTGACTTTTTCAAAGCTGTCATGAGTTTGCGCGTGATCGCCTCTAAAAATCTTTTGGCTAAACCTGAATTGGGTCCGTTGCGTCCTGGTGGTGGCACATTTGGCGAAGGCATCCAAGGAGCCATGCCTGAGGATATGTACCAAGACGGTCCTAAAACCGGCAAATCCAACAAGGGGCTGTTGTTATTCGGTGCCCTTTTGCTAGCTGCTTTGGGCGCCTTTATTTTCCTGCGTGCGAAAAAGAACAAGCGCAAATAA
- a CDS encoding M16 family metallopeptidase → MNKLIQHLTLPVVCVALASCAGKSSKQDHPVPAGYTAGKSAGTFKLMPYKEVVLENGLKIIYVRDNSLPRISLTTLIKTGNMQEPKDLAGLNAITAYLLEQGTQSRDAMKIADEFGQMGTAVDVNPGYDTTTVYADALINDASALLQVYSDILMNPSFKDGEINRMRSQLVASLKKKIDHPSAFADEQMDQFLYGEHPYGRDSNGTLTGLQTLRKQDIIRHYLTYFRPNNATMAVVGKFDAAFEKEFQDTMGKWTKRTIPEAEVTKAPAIESLQVKLVVKKGLQQTQIRVSQLGIARTDKDFIPLRMVNESLGGSFGSRLNQKVRDDLGLTYSIYSGFDARKDRGSFDISTFTKNETAAKALDETLKVVKDFVENGATEQEAAAARNQLVGQFPRAIETSDRLAYNLLVLDYYGISYDYLTDYVSNVKKIKQKDANATIKKHLSPVNFKVVVYGNDSIISQFKDYKPEIVRVR, encoded by the coding sequence ATGAATAAGCTTATTCAACATCTGACCTTGCCGGTTGTCTGTGTGGCGCTGGCTTCCTGTGCTGGAAAAAGCTCCAAGCAGGATCACCCTGTGCCGGCGGGTTACACGGCTGGTAAAAGTGCCGGCACCTTTAAGTTGATGCCTTATAAAGAAGTTGTTCTCGAGAATGGTTTAAAGATTATCTATGTTCGCGACAACAGTTTGCCGCGTATCAGTCTGACGACTTTGATCAAAACCGGGAATATGCAGGAGCCCAAGGATCTGGCGGGTTTGAACGCCATCACTGCATATCTTCTGGAGCAGGGGACGCAATCCCGTGATGCGATGAAAATCGCAGATGAGTTTGGTCAGATGGGGACCGCTGTTGATGTGAATCCTGGCTATGACACAACAACCGTTTATGCGGACGCCTTGATCAACGATGCTTCAGCACTTTTACAGGTGTATTCAGACATTCTGATGAATCCCTCTTTCAAGGACGGGGAAATCAACAGAATGCGTTCGCAATTGGTTGCCAGCCTGAAAAAGAAAATCGACCATCCATCGGCTTTCGCAGACGAGCAAATGGATCAATTCCTATACGGCGAACACCCCTATGGTCGTGATTCCAATGGCACACTGACGGGCCTGCAAACTTTGCGCAAGCAGGACATCATTCGTCACTATCTGACATACTTCCGTCCGAACAACGCAACTATGGCGGTTGTTGGGAAGTTTGATGCAGCCTTTGAAAAAGAATTTCAGGATACGATGGGTAAGTGGACGAAAAGAACCATCCCGGAGGCAGAAGTTACAAAAGCACCAGCTATTGAAAGCCTGCAGGTTAAATTGGTTGTGAAAAAAGGTTTGCAGCAGACTCAGATTCGCGTTTCGCAATTGGGTATTGCCAGAACCGACAAGGACTTTATCCCGCTTCGTATGGTGAATGAGTCTTTGGGGGGGAGTTTCGGAAGTCGTCTAAATCAAAAAGTACGTGATGATCTGGGACTGACATACTCCATTTACTCTGGGTTCGATGCTCGTAAAGATCGTGGCAGTTTCGATATTTCCACTTTCACCAAGAACGAAACCGCAGCCAAAGCACTGGATGAGACTTTGAAAGTTGTAAAAGACTTTGTGGAAAATGGTGCGACGGAGCAGGAGGCTGCAGCAGCTCGCAATCAATTGGTGGGACAGTTCCCAAGAGCGATTGAAACATCAGATCGCCTGGCCTATAACCTGTTGGTTTTGGATTACTATGGTATCTCTTATGATTATCTGACTGATTACGTTTCCAACGTGAAGAAGATTAAACAGAAAGATGCCAATGCGACGATCAAAAAGCACTTGAGCCCGGTGAATTTTAAAGTCGTGGTTTACGGGAATGATTCAATCATTTCGCAGTTTAAGGACTATAAACCGGAAATCGTCAGAGTCCGCTAG
- a CDS encoding flagellar basal body-associated FliL family protein: MAQSQEGQAAAKPKNSGMILQIAFAVLNLAVMGGGAYMVYAATIGWESPSIGEETAQRELASVETTELAPMVYTMDKFTVNLNGEPKRTIRLEVNLQMLGKDGFEEVMEPENRAKARDKIVRILNDEGFNNLESIQGKLFLKDKIAMEVNSILHRGVVKDVFFSDFVVQ, encoded by the coding sequence ATGGCACAGAGTCAAGAGGGACAGGCAGCAGCAAAGCCCAAAAATTCCGGTATGATCCTGCAGATAGCTTTTGCAGTCCTTAATTTGGCGGTCATGGGGGGCGGGGCCTATATGGTTTACGCCGCGACAATCGGATGGGAATCGCCATCTATTGGTGAGGAAACGGCGCAAAGGGAACTGGCGTCAGTGGAAACGACTGAATTGGCCCCAATGGTTTATACCATGGACAAATTCACCGTTAATTTAAATGGTGAGCCGAAAAGAACCATCCGCCTTGAGGTCAATTTGCAGATGCTGGGCAAAGACGGTTTTGAAGAGGTCATGGAACCAGAGAACCGCGCCAAAGCCCGCGATAAAATCGTGCGTATCCTAAACGATGAAGGCTTCAATAACCTTGAAAGCATTCAAGGGAAGCTTTTCCTTAAAGATAAAATTGCGATGGAAGTTAACAGCATTCTTCATCGCGGCGTTGTGAAAGACGTCTTCTTCTCTGACTTCGTCGTTCAATAG
- a CDS encoding LysR family transcriptional regulator, translated as MKNLYQLTTFVTVISEGSMTAAADKLYLTQPAVSQQIRNLEEDLGVELLVRGVRQIKATPQGEVLFDYAKKIIHLTQQAEIAIKSIGNQMKGQLRIGTLNSIGLHLMSPIVGRLMRHNPDLSLKIDYESGEDLIKNFKKSLYDVIILPETKLEFSEDMEGCEQKFLVKEEMWLVGSSKDEKMPQQITSKDLNAFPVVDFTQEFPRFNRILKEKMDASQAHAIFESANVGTLKRVIEAGLGWGFLPAHSVKKQVRSGRLNRVYVKDLSYEMDLTFYYKKNSTNKPLVEIFYSTLAGQEKA; from the coding sequence GTGAAGAACCTATACCAGCTGACAACCTTTGTGACTGTCATCAGCGAGGGCAGCATGACTGCCGCTGCCGATAAGCTTTATTTGACTCAACCTGCAGTCAGTCAGCAGATCCGCAATCTGGAGGAAGATCTAGGTGTGGAGCTTTTGGTTCGAGGCGTTCGCCAGATCAAGGCAACACCTCAGGGTGAAGTCTTGTTTGATTATGCCAAAAAGATCATTCATTTGACCCAGCAGGCGGAAATCGCCATTAAGTCCATCGGAAATCAAATGAAAGGACAATTGCGAATTGGGACGCTGAACTCGATTGGTCTGCATTTAATGAGTCCGATTGTGGGCAGGCTTATGCGCCACAATCCGGATTTGTCTCTTAAAATCGACTATGAATCCGGCGAGGACCTGATCAAGAATTTTAAAAAGTCCTTATATGATGTGATCATTCTGCCGGAAACCAAGTTGGAGTTTTCAGAAGACATGGAAGGCTGCGAACAAAAGTTCCTGGTAAAGGAAGAGATGTGGCTGGTAGGGTCCAGTAAAGACGAGAAAATGCCTCAGCAGATCACATCCAAGGATTTGAATGCGTTTCCGGTGGTGGACTTCACTCAGGAGTTCCCGCGCTTTAATCGCATCCTTAAGGAAAAGATGGACGCCTCCCAGGCTCATGCCATTTTCGAATCAGCGAATGTGGGAACATTGAAACGTGTGATCGAAGCGGGACTGGGTTGGGGTTTTCTGCCAGCTCATTCCGTGAAAAAACAGGTTCGCTCCGGGCGCTTGAATCGCGTTTACGTTAAGGATCTTTCGTACGAAATGGATCTGACGTTCTATTATAAAAAGAACTCCACCAACAAGCCTTTGGTCGAGATCTTCTATTCGACTTTGGCAGGGCAGGAAAAAGCCTAG
- a CDS encoding DUF3750 domain-containing protein: MKIKAITLLGLFLIASSSATANDWRTADRSSVGIAPTPQQEPRAIVQIYSARTYGWKGNLAVHSWIAYKNANAPDWNVVEVIGYYANRGLPVIRQTQRQPDQKWFGNDPTLHLDVRGAAAEEMIPHLVKSIESYPYPQSYRIYPGPNSNTFVSYVMRNTPGIYTDLPPHAVGKDWIGKGQPVGITESGTGVQLSIFGMLGASIGLAEGIELNFLGMSFGIDFARPALKLPFIGRVGMSDTPIFSNDSSEVSKKNQPSEEPG, from the coding sequence ATGAAGATCAAAGCCATCACCCTGTTGGGTCTATTCTTAATCGCCTCATCTTCCGCCACAGCCAACGACTGGAGAACTGCAGATCGCAGCTCTGTTGGAATCGCACCAACTCCCCAACAAGAACCCCGCGCCATCGTTCAGATCTATTCCGCACGTACCTATGGATGGAAAGGCAACTTAGCCGTTCACTCATGGATCGCTTATAAAAATGCAAACGCACCAGATTGGAATGTTGTTGAGGTGATCGGTTACTACGCCAATCGCGGTCTCCCGGTCATTCGCCAAACACAGCGCCAGCCGGATCAAAAGTGGTTCGGCAACGACCCGACACTGCATTTGGATGTCCGAGGCGCTGCCGCTGAAGAAATGATTCCGCACTTGGTGAAATCCATCGAAAGTTATCCCTATCCACAGTCTTACCGCATCTACCCCGGCCCCAACAGCAACACTTTTGTTTCCTACGTCATGAGAAACACGCCTGGCATTTATACGGATCTACCGCCCCATGCGGTCGGCAAGGACTGGATTGGCAAGGGTCAGCCGGTAGGGATCACTGAATCAGGCACCGGAGTACAGCTTTCGATTTTTGGCATGCTTGGAGCCAGTATCGGATTGGCCGAGGGAATTGAATTGAATTTTTTGGGCATGAGTTTCGGAATCGACTTCGCGCGCCCGGCTTTAAAACTTCCTTTTATCGGAAGAGTGGGAATGAGTGACACACCCATATTTTCAAATGACTCAAGCGAAGTCTCTAAAAAAAATCAGCCGAGTGAAGAACCCGGCTGA
- a CDS encoding M16 family metallopeptidase gives MKRISNLLVAMTCIFVTSAQAVEPTPNKSLNPNPEVIGAIKGWANTGALKLSLPVTKFQLKNGLTVLLVEDHTVPMVSYHTWYRVGSRDETPGVTGAAHMLEHMMFKGAKKYDGKAFDRIFHENGISNNAFTTNDYTGFYQNLPSDKLELVMDMEVDRMSALALKPEDLKSEKEVVKEERRWRIDNNPMGVVRETMMGTVFKTSPYRWPVIGYMKDIEQYDSDKLRFFYSTFYVPNNAVLVLVGDFDTAKTKSLIEKYYGALESRPLPRREYPKERTQSVQQNAVIRRDVQNDSFIIAFQSPKQSDPDMFALDLAANILGNGSSSRLYKRLVYQKQVATSTYAFNYALQDAGVYATGVMMKPGISHKETLDVVYNEIWKLRNQKVTDAELAKAKTQVIKDLVDSLKTMDGKARALAVNEIQTGTYENLFNDVEKYQAVTADDIKRVSEKYTNQTQRSIIVLEPKVKQGAANE, from the coding sequence ATGAAACGGATTTCTAATTTGCTTGTCGCAATGACATGCATTTTCGTGACTTCAGCCCAAGCCGTCGAACCGACTCCAAATAAAAGTCTTAATCCCAATCCCGAGGTCATTGGCGCCATCAAAGGATGGGCAAATACCGGTGCATTGAAACTCAGCCTGCCGGTTACGAAGTTTCAGTTGAAAAATGGGTTGACGGTGCTGTTGGTCGAAGACCATACCGTGCCGATGGTCAGCTATCACACTTGGTACCGTGTTGGATCCCGTGACGAAACTCCGGGAGTGACGGGCGCGGCTCACATGCTTGAACATATGATGTTCAAGGGTGCGAAGAAATACGACGGCAAAGCGTTTGATCGTATTTTTCATGAGAACGGTATTTCCAATAATGCTTTCACGACAAATGACTACACCGGTTTTTACCAGAATCTTCCTAGTGACAAGCTGGAACTGGTTATGGATATGGAAGTCGACCGCATGAGTGCGCTGGCTTTGAAGCCAGAGGACTTAAAAAGCGAAAAAGAAGTTGTGAAAGAAGAGCGTCGCTGGCGCATTGATAACAACCCAATGGGTGTGGTCCGTGAGACCATGATGGGCACTGTTTTTAAAACCAGTCCTTATCGTTGGCCGGTGATCGGTTATATGAAAGATATCGAGCAGTATGACTCTGACAAGCTGCGATTTTTCTATAGCACATTCTACGTCCCGAATAATGCCGTCTTGGTACTGGTCGGGGATTTTGACACTGCAAAAACAAAATCTTTGATCGAAAAATACTATGGCGCGCTGGAGTCCCGTCCGCTTCCAAGAAGAGAATATCCAAAGGAAAGAACTCAATCTGTTCAACAAAACGCGGTGATCCGTCGTGATGTGCAAAATGATTCATTCATCATTGCCTTCCAAAGCCCGAAGCAAAGTGATCCTGATATGTTTGCCTTGGACCTGGCGGCAAATATTCTGGGCAATGGGTCTTCTTCCAGATTGTACAAGCGCCTGGTTTATCAAAAACAGGTGGCGACCTCCACGTACGCCTTTAACTATGCCCTGCAGGACGCGGGTGTCTATGCGACGGGTGTGATGATGAAGCCGGGGATCAGTCATAAAGAGACCTTGGATGTGGTTTACAATGAGATCTGGAAACTAAGAAATCAAAAAGTCACAGATGCAGAGCTGGCGAAAGCCAAAACTCAGGTGATCAAGGATCTGGTCGACAGTTTGAAAACCATGGACGGCAAGGCGCGCGCTTTGGCGGTTAACGAGATTCAAACGGGAACTTACGAAAATCTGTTCAATGATGTTGAAAAGTATCAGGCGGTGACTGCTGATGACATCAAACGTGTCAGTGAAAAGTACACCAATCAAACTCAACGCTCCATCATCGTGCTGGAACCTAAAGTGAAACAAGGAGCTGCAAATGAATAA